A window from Rhea pennata isolate bPtePen1 chromosome 1, bPtePen1.pri, whole genome shotgun sequence encodes these proteins:
- the GNB3 gene encoding guanine nucleotide-binding protein G(I)/G(S)/G(T) subunit beta-3: MGEIEQMKQEAEQLKKQIADARKACADTTLAQIVSGVEVVGRIQMRTRRTLRGHLAKIYAMHWSTDSKLLVSASQDGKLIVWDTYTTNKVHAIPLRSSWVMTCAYAPSGNFVACGGLDNMCSIYNLKTREGNVKVSRELSAHTGYLSCCRFLDDSNIVTSSGDTTCALWDIETGQQKTVFLGHTGDCMSLAVSPDFKLFISGACDATAKLWDVREGTCRQTFSGHESDINAICFFPNGEAICTGSDDATCRLFDLRADQELIVYSHESIICGITSVAFSRSGRLMLAGYDDFNCNIWDSLKAERVGILSGHDNRVSCLGVTADGMAVATGSWDSFLKIWN, encoded by the exons ATGGGGGAAATTGAACAGATGAAACAAGAGGCTGAGCAGCTGAAGAAGCAGATTGCG gatGCCCGGAAAGCCTGTGCAGACACAACACTTGCTCAG ATTGTGTCTGGAGTGGAAGTGGTTGGCCGCATTCAGATGCGGACCCGAAGGACCCTGCGTGGGCACCTGGCCAAGATCTACGCCATGCACTGGTCCACAGACTCCAA ACTCCTGGTCAGTGCCTCACAAGATGGGAAATTGATTGTATGGGACACATACACTACCAACAAG GTTCATGCCATCCCTTTGCGTTCTTCCTGGGTCATGACCTGTGCCTATGCCCCCTCAGGCAATTTTGTGGCCTGTGGGGGCCTTGACAACATGTGCTCCATCTACAACCTCAAGACTCGTGAAGGCAACGTTAAAGTGAGCAGAGAGCTCTCAGCCCATACAG GTTATCTCTCCTGCTGCCGATTTCTGGATGATAGCAATATTGTGACTAGCTCTGGAGACACCACATG TGCACTCTGGGACATTGAGACAGGGCAGCAGAAGACTGTCTTCCTGGGTCACACTGGAGACTGTATGAGTTTGGCTGTCTCCCCAGACTTTAAATTGTTCATCTCTGGAGCCTGCGATGCTACTGCCAAACTGTGGGATGTGCGGGAGGGCACCTGCCGTCAGACCTTCTCAGGACATGAGTCTGATATCAACGCCATCTGC TTCTTCCCTAATGGTGAAGCCATCTGCACCGGCTCAGATGATGCCACCTGCCGTCTCTTTGACCTCCGGGCAGACCAGGAGCTCATAGTGTACTCTCATGAGAGCATCATCTGTGGAATCACATCAGTTGCCTTCTCCCGCAGTGGGCGCCTCATGCTTGCGGGATATGATGACTTCAACTGCAACATCTGGGACTCTCTGAAAGCAGAGCGTGTGG GAATCCTCTCTGGCCATGACAATAGAGTGAGCTGTCTGGGGGTGACAGCAGACGGCATGGCTGTTGCCACAGGCTCCTGGGACAGCTTCCTCAAGATTTGGAACTGA
- the P3H3 gene encoding prolyl 3-hydroxylase 3, whose amino-acid sequence MASLFLPLLLALAAAATSAAAGRLVPYDLLYADGVRAYLAREWARAAELLQRSLHSYAGLREARSACHHACRDEVAFVQGPTVPWDAAFFDRVLQRADCLQHCLGRRLGGPPSAHRVSHAIQRDFELREPYNYLQVAFFQLKKLDQAVSAAHTFFVANPQHLQMREDIEKYRRMSGVKSENFRDLEATSLWEAYEAGVQHYNADEYPQAVARLEESLREALSALEECRALCEGPWEEEKEEEEKEEEEKEEEEKEDMQPGLYEAIAAHYVQVLKCRQQCVLEIATKPGRISATEDFIPSHLDLLQFAYDQVGNQTLAAECVASYLLFYPMDEPMLEKMNQYRTELGEDTAVTARENIQHYVQRSLMEKKLIYYAVEHLGGTFNDPDLWTPDELIPENLKEQHREDQEKQKRETLDVEEREKRGPLPFEGITVTMDSHQMNGTQRVVFDRVLTESECRDLLRVTKAAGGTGDGYRGRRSPHTPHERFEGLTVLKAMQLAQNGDVDWKDAKLLLQASEKSRKIIESYFTPGKKLHFSFTHLVCRTAVEGEQEGRMDLSHPVHADNCLLDPEGNECWKEPPAYVYRDYSGILYLNDDFQGGGLFFTELDTVTVTAKVSPKCGRLVAFSSGKENPHGVWAVSRGRRCAVALWYTHSQEHAEQERVKAEELLEQRAAEQDKTDRQLHQGAHHGSRSSPESRVPSDRSRPTSRRHKPGSDGTQHPKELRPRDEF is encoded by the exons ATGGCCTCCCTGTTTCTCCCGCTGCTGCTCGCCCTTGCTGCTGCCGCCACGTCCGCGGCCGCAGGCCGCCTGGTCCCCTACGACCTGCTCTACGCGGACGGTGTGCGCGCCTACTTGGCGCGGGAGTGGGCGCgggcagctgagctgctgcagcgCTCACTGCACAGCTACGCAGGGCTGCGGGAGGCCCGCAGCGCCTGCCACCATGCCTGCCGTGACGAGGTGGCCTTCGTGCAGGGTCCGACAGTGCCCTGGGACGCCGCCTTTTTCGACAGAGTGTTGCAGCGTGCTGACTGCCTGCAGCACTGCCTGGGCCGCCGGCTCGGCGGGCCGCCCTCAGCGCACCGCGTCAGCCATGCCATCCAGCGGGACTTCGAGCTGCGGGAGCCCTACAACTACCTCCAGGTGGCCTTCTTCCAG ctgaagaagcTGGATCAAGCAGTATCCGCAGCTCACACATTCTTCGTTGCGAATCCTCAGCACCTCCAGATGCGTGAGGACATAGAGAAATATCGTCGTATGTCAGGGGTGAAATCAGAGAACTTCCGGGATCTGGAGGCCACATCACTCTGG GAGGCATATGAGGCTGGGGTGCAGCACTACAATGCAGATGAGTACCCACAGGCTGTGGCCAGGTTGGAGGAGTCACTCAGAGAGGCGCTATCAGCACTAGAAGAGTGTCGTGCCCTGTGTGAAGGACcttgggaggaggagaaagaagaagaggagaaggaggaggaggagaaagaggaggaagagaaggaggacaTGCAGCCTGGCCTGTATGAAGCAATTGCAG CCCATTATGTTCAGGTCTTGAAGTGCAGACAGCAATGCGTGCTTGAAATTGCCACAAAGCCAGGGCGGATTTCAGCCACAGAAGATTTCATACCCTCCCATCTTGATTTACTGCAGTTTGCCTATGATCAAG TTGGAAACCAGACACTGGCTGCTGAATGTGTTGCTTCCTACTTGCTCTTCTATCCCATGGATGAGCCAATGTTGGAGAAAATGAATCAGTATCGCACAGAACTGGGGGAAGACACAGCTGTCACAGCCAGAGAG AATATTCAGCATTATGTGCAGAGATCTCTAATGGAGAAGAAGTTGATTTACTATGCAGTGGAACATCTAGGAGGAACTTTTAATGACCCT GATCTTTGGACTCCTGATGAGCTGATTCCTGAAAATCTAAAGGAGCAACACAG AGAGGATCAGGAGAAGCAAAAGCGAGAGACTCTGGATgtggaagagagggagaagaggg GTCCTTTGCCTTTTGAGGGTATCACTGTCACCATGGATTCTCACCAGATGAATGGAACACAGAGGGTTGTGTTTGACAGAGTCCTGACAGAGTCTGAGTGTAGAGACCTTCTCCGGGTGACAAAG GCAGCTGGAGGAACTGGAGATGGCTACAGGGGAAGACGATCCCCTCACACCCCACATGAGAGATTTGAAGGATTAACCGTTCTGAAGGCCATGCAG CTGGCCCAGAATGGTGATGTGGACTGGAAAGATGCCAAATTGCTTCTGCAGGCCAGTGAGAAATCCCGGAAAATCATAGAGTCCTATTTTACCCCTGGGAAGAAGCTTCATTTCTCCTTCACACACCTTGTATGCCGCACAGCTGTGGAGG GGGAACAGGAAGGTCGCATGGATCTCAGTCACCCAGTCCATGCTGACAACTGTCTCTTGGATCCTGAAGGGAATGAGTGCTGGAAAGAACCACCTGCTTATGTGTACAGGGACTACAG TGGCATTCTCTACCTCAATGATGACTTCCAAGGTGGGggccttttcttcactgaactGGACACTGTGACTGTCACA GCCAAGGTGTCTCCTAAGTGTGGCAGGCTTGTAGCCTTCAGCTCTGGCAAGGAGAACCCACATGGTGTGTGGGCCGTGAGCCGTGGGAGGCGCTGTGCTGTAGCTCTCTGGTATACACACTCCCAGGAGCATGCAGAGCAG GAGAGGGTgaaggcagaggagctgctggagcagagagcTGCGGAGCAGgacaagacagacagacagctaCATCAGGGAGCCCATCATGGCAGCAGGTCCTCACCAGAGTCCCGTGTGCCTAGTGACAGAAGCAGGCCCACAAGCCGGAGACACAAGCCTGGCTCTGACGGGACACAGCACCCCAAGGAGCTGCGACCTAGAGACGAGTTCTGA
- the GPR162 gene encoding probable G-protein coupled receptor 162 has translation MGDSSESTLHNNSLWWLACGMLALLANSWIILSITAKQQKHKPLELLLCFLAGTHILMAAVPLTTYAVVQLRRESSDYDWNESICKVFVSTYYTLALATCFTVASLSYHRMWMVRWPVNYRLSNAKKQALHAVMGIWMVSFILSTLPSIGWHNNGERYYARGCQFIVSKIGLGFGVCFSLLLLGGIVMGLVCVGITFYQTLWAHRRRRQCHHQRAEEASSSCSSSAHNTFNVPAIVVEDVRGKRRSSLDGSESAKTSLQMTNLISAIVFLYDTLTGVPILVVSFFSLRYDTAPTWMVLAVLWCSMVQTLLLPSFIWSCERYRADLRTVWEQCVAIMSEEDGDDDGVCEDYGDGRICKVRFDANGAAAVKRDSRDIKLLPMHHMLLPQDKVHYLQVPISRRMSHDETNIFSSHRSTPSFLHKWSSSDDIRISTPRKSGGPGFLPPQMHDYQHCRRPPEDELTTLRQFLEGGLVPRGSSSSACFFRDEITTFIDETPQPTPACSPRHSRLLLTSRRDRRLSLGSREEEKADRPQRCSLAGNKAWHLQDGEQALHERTLEACEAQTFQDPKL, from the exons ATGGGGGACTCATCAGAGTCCACCTTGCACAACAATTCACTGTGGTGGCTAGCATGTGGAATGTTAGCCCTGTTGGCCAACTCCTGGATTATTCTCAGCATCACAGCCAAGCAACAGAAACACAAgcccctggagctgctgctaTGCTTTCTTGCTGGGACCCACATCCTTATGGCAGCGGTGCCCCTCACCACCTATGCTGTGGTGCAGCTGCGGCGTGAATCCTCCGACTATGACTGGAATGAGAGCATCTGCAAGGTCTTTGTCTCCACGTACTACACCCTGGCTCTGGCTACCTGCTTCACAGTGGCCTCCCTCTCCTATCACCGAATGTGGATGGTGAGATGGCCAGTCAACTATCGGCTGAGCAATGCCAAGAAGCAGGCTCTGCATGCAGTCATGGGTATCTGGATGGTATCATTCATCCTCTCAACTCTGCCCTCCATTGGTTGGCACAATAATGGTGAGCGCTACTATGCCCGTGGCTGCCAGTTCATTGTCAGTAAGATAGGACTGGGCTTTGGTGTCTGCTTCAGCCTCCTGCTCCTTGGAGGAATTGTCATGGGCTTGGTGTGCGTAGGTATCACTTTCTACCAGACCCTATGGGCACACAGAAGACGCCGGCAGTGCCACCATCAGCGGGCAGAGGAAGCGTCATCCTCCTGTTCTTCCTCAGCACACAACACTTTCAATGTGCCAGCCATTGTAGTGGAGGACGTGCGAGGCAAAAGGAGGTCTTCACTGGATGGTTCCGAATCAGCCAAGACCTCCTTACAGATGACCAACCTCATCAGCGCTATTGTCTTCCTGTATGACACACTCACGGGGGTGCCTATCTTG GTTGTGAGCTTTTTTAGCCTGCGCTATGATACAGCCCCCACCTGGATGGTTTTGGCTGTACTTTGGTGCTCCATGGTACAGACCCTGCTGCTCCCCTCCTTCATCTGGTCCTGCGAGCGTTACCGAGCTGACCTCCGCACCGTGTGGGAGCAGTGTGTGGCTATCATGTCTGAGGAAGATGGAGATGATG ATGGTGTGTGTGAGGATTATGGTGATGGCAGGATCTGCAAAGTGAGATTTGATGCAAatggtgctgcagctgtgaaGCGGGACTCCCGGGACATCAAGCTGCTACCCATGCATCACATGTTGTTGCCCCAGGACAAGGTGCATTATCTCCAG GTCCCTATCTCCCGGAGAATGTCACATGATGAGACTAACATCTTCTCCTCCCACCGCTCCACTCCATCCTTCCTACACAAGTGGTCTTCATCTGATGATATCCGCATCTCCACCCCCCGCAAGTCTGGAGGCCCTGGCTTCTTGCCTCCTCAGATGCATGACTACCAGCACTGCCGGCGGCCCCCAGAAGATGAGCTGACAACCCTCCGGCAGTTTTTGGAAGGGGGGCTGGTACCCCGGGGATCCAGCTCCAGCGCCTGCTTCTTCCGAGATGAGATCACCACATTCATCGACGAGACGCCACAACCCACCCCAGCCTGCAGCCCACGGCACTCCCGTCTCCTGCTCACATCACGTCGCGATCGCCGCCTCTCACTtggcagcagagaggaggagaaggctgaCCGGCCACAGCGCTGCTCACTGGCTGGCAACAAAGCCTGGCATCTGCAGGATGGAGAGCAGGCACTACATGAACGGACCCTAGAGGCCTGTGAGGCTCAAACCTTCCAGGATCCCAAACTATGA